Proteins encoded together in one Rhizobium sp. 11515TR window:
- a CDS encoding GntR family transcriptional regulator yields MPKFSADVPRASELSVPLYEVVKRQITEAIMMGKWPAGTVLPSEIALSQKFGVAVGTIRRALQDLTNEGLLSRRRKTGTVVTGRTPQHSLRFFFQYFRLHGLDGSLQNSTSDILSLQRRRANEEERAGLRLDDAAEVISIHRLRSVGGKPVMHEVMVLPASMLPEFPDKKEEIPSLLYLFLLDRYGIRISAVREQIAADMATEEDCQLLQLSMPSAVLTIDEVAYDQSAVPVLVAKHRATTRSHRYVHEVQ; encoded by the coding sequence ATGCCCAAATTTTCAGCAGATGTGCCGCGTGCATCCGAGCTCTCCGTTCCGCTCTACGAAGTCGTGAAACGTCAGATCACGGAAGCGATCATGATGGGCAAGTGGCCGGCTGGGACCGTGCTGCCGAGCGAGATCGCGCTGTCGCAAAAGTTTGGAGTTGCTGTCGGTACGATCAGGCGGGCCCTGCAGGACCTGACCAATGAAGGCCTGCTCAGCCGCCGGCGCAAGACAGGGACAGTGGTTACCGGTCGTACCCCGCAGCACAGCCTTCGCTTTTTCTTCCAGTATTTTCGACTACATGGGCTCGACGGCTCGCTGCAAAACTCGACGTCCGACATTCTTTCGCTGCAACGCCGTAGGGCGAACGAAGAGGAGCGGGCCGGACTGCGGCTTGACGATGCGGCCGAAGTCATCTCGATTCATCGGCTGCGCAGCGTCGGAGGCAAGCCGGTCATGCACGAAGTCATGGTGCTTCCGGCAAGCATGCTGCCGGAGTTTCCCGACAAGAAGGAGGAGATTCCCTCCCTTCTTTATCTCTTCCTTCTCGATCGCTATGGGATTCGCATTTCCGCCGTTAGAGAGCAGATTGCCGCCGATATGGCGACAGAGGAGGATTGCCAGCTGTTGCAGTTGAGCATGCCCAGCGCCGTGCTGACGATCGACGAAGTGGCCTATGATCAATCCGCGGTTCCGGTTCTCGTCGCAAAACATCGTGCGACGACCAGAAGCCATCGCTATGTGCACGAGGTTCAATAG
- a CDS encoding ABC transporter permease — protein sequence MIELLKRLLRTPQGAVGLILVVLVFIVVVFGPWLAPRDPEAMSILARYKGPSANFLLGTDQYGRDILSRLLIGARSTVTMAVFATLAGTFAGAFIGTVSAFLGGRADEFIMRTIDAIMAIPNLLFALLIVNLLGSSSINALVAVAVAFAPGMARITRSVALAVRKQDYVSAAIARGESSRYIILREMLPNVVAPIVVETTIRVSFAVMLFATLSFLGLGAQPPATEWGLMVSEARQYMHLSAGILIWPSLAIAIVAIGFNLLGDGLRDALNPRTGG from the coding sequence ATGATTGAGCTTCTCAAACGGCTGCTGCGCACGCCGCAGGGCGCAGTCGGCCTTATCCTGGTCGTCCTCGTCTTCATCGTCGTCGTCTTCGGTCCGTGGCTTGCTCCACGCGATCCGGAAGCCATGTCGATACTTGCCCGCTATAAGGGGCCGAGCGCGAATTTTCTTCTCGGCACGGACCAGTATGGCCGCGATATTCTGAGCCGCCTGCTGATCGGTGCGCGCTCGACCGTGACGATGGCAGTCTTCGCCACGCTTGCCGGCACCTTTGCCGGAGCCTTCATCGGCACGGTATCCGCCTTCCTGGGCGGCCGCGCCGATGAATTCATCATGCGCACCATCGACGCGATCATGGCGATCCCGAACCTCCTGTTCGCGCTGCTGATCGTCAATCTGCTCGGGTCCAGCAGCATCAATGCACTGGTCGCCGTTGCCGTCGCCTTCGCGCCGGGCATGGCGCGCATCACTCGCAGCGTAGCCCTTGCCGTGCGCAAGCAGGACTATGTGAGCGCGGCGATCGCTCGCGGCGAAAGCTCGCGTTACATCATCCTGCGTGAAATGCTGCCAAATGTCGTGGCACCCATCGTGGTGGAAACGACGATTCGCGTTTCCTTCGCCGTCATGCTGTTCGCGACGCTGAGCTTCCTTGGGCTCGGTGCCCAGCCGCCCGCCACCGAATGGGGCCTGATGGTCTCGGAGGCGAGACAATACATGCACCTCAGCGCCGGCATCCTGATCTGGCCGAGCCTCGCGATCGCCATTGTCGCCATCGGCTTCAATCTTCTCGGCGACGGCCTGCGCGACGCGCTGAACCCGCGCACCGGAGGCTGA
- a CDS encoding helix-turn-helix domain-containing protein: protein MDYAVEVRERTDRYVFDIIPESAGPRKATMRGSVINSVREPGSQTFLAKEHAVGIVLSPMRKLRASLGSDRITEYDAPVGCIVVNPAGVDSTLAWSETRENLVVAIPPQILSELALQEFDLANVELEPPAFGTVDPIALGIAQRISVELIGKATPNELYLDSLVTLFSTHLLRTYANNMRQLPSPRGGLSAKSARRVEEYLREHFTEKVHVAELAAVAGISPNHFIVRFAKTFGMPPHRYLINLRLDLAEKLLAEGEIAIAEIAYMAGFSDQSHLATTMKRYRGRTPTELRYMR, encoded by the coding sequence ATGGACTACGCGGTTGAGGTACGGGAACGTACCGATCGATACGTGTTCGATATAATTCCTGAAAGTGCAGGTCCGAGAAAGGCCACCATGCGCGGGAGCGTTATCAACTCCGTGCGCGAGCCCGGATCACAGACGTTCTTGGCCAAAGAACATGCCGTCGGAATTGTGTTGAGCCCTATGCGCAAGTTGAGAGCCTCTCTCGGCAGCGACAGAATCACGGAATATGATGCACCTGTCGGATGTATCGTGGTTAACCCCGCAGGCGTGGACAGCACTCTTGCCTGGTCGGAAACCAGGGAAAATCTGGTCGTCGCAATTCCCCCCCAAATTCTGTCCGAGCTGGCACTGCAGGAGTTTGATCTTGCCAACGTTGAACTCGAGCCTCCAGCATTCGGCACCGTCGATCCTATCGCCCTCGGCATAGCGCAGAGGATTTCCGTCGAGCTAATCGGGAAAGCAACTCCGAATGAACTCTATCTGGATTCATTGGTTACGCTGTTCAGTACACATCTTCTCCGTACCTATGCGAACAATATGAGACAGCTTCCGTCGCCCAGGGGAGGGCTCTCCGCCAAAAGCGCTCGACGCGTGGAAGAGTATCTTCGCGAACATTTCACCGAAAAGGTTCACGTTGCTGAACTTGCGGCGGTCGCTGGCATTTCGCCCAACCATTTCATCGTGAGGTTCGCCAAGACCTTTGGCATGCCTCCACACCGGTATCTGATAAATCTGCGCCTGGATCTTGCGGAAAAGCTGCTCGCCGAAGGTGAAATCGCGATTGCGGAAATTGCCTATATGGCGGGATTTTCGGATCAAAGCCATCTGGCGACCACGATGAAGAGATATCGGGGACGGACGCCGACAGAGCTTCGATACATGCGATAA
- a CDS encoding M20 family metallopeptidase codes for MRDQILSSFEEPFASALKIIEENVESAVGDLARMVAIDTSFPPGDGYPAFAALMSSLLEPMGFHCRQVTLPEELWRVSNGPAQGARVNLIAERSGNKPVCGLYYHVDTVPAAPAWQQDPLRLRREGERLFGLGAADMKGTIAATLLALRAADACGVELAYDPMLLLCTDEEGGLYPGIRYLAEQGMLKGHIVNFNGSAAPRIWAGCFGVFNLQITIRGHAVHAGEGNRTGSGINAIDGALPILNALHALKPQVAAFASALPAPPHASGPLRPQLSIAAINGGTSGGQVPAELKILVSRRYAPEESYETARAEIEELVRTVMAKSPELRVEIDLVGHLIPTSDPDGPHWPRWQKALSLGFGYQDSDFSKWGAASCSDFGYVQQTGVMQEVLLGGLGRPESCIHSPDEHTTTTDIVALAQSILAYLARDFATELIPEHAPTK; via the coding sequence ATGCGCGATCAAATCTTGTCATCTTTCGAGGAGCCATTTGCAAGCGCCTTGAAAATCATTGAAGAGAACGTCGAAAGCGCTGTCGGCGACCTCGCACGGATGGTCGCGATCGACACCTCTTTTCCGCCCGGCGACGGCTATCCGGCTTTTGCGGCGCTGATGTCGAGCCTGCTGGAACCCATGGGCTTTCATTGCCGGCAGGTCACCCTGCCGGAAGAGCTGTGGCGGGTCAGCAATGGCCCAGCCCAAGGGGCGCGGGTCAATCTCATCGCCGAGCGATCCGGCAACAAGCCGGTTTGCGGGCTGTACTACCACGTCGACACGGTTCCGGCCGCCCCTGCCTGGCAACAGGATCCGCTCCGTCTGCGACGCGAGGGCGAACGGCTCTTCGGACTTGGCGCTGCGGACATGAAAGGTACCATCGCGGCGACGCTCCTTGCGCTGCGTGCCGCCGATGCTTGTGGGGTCGAGCTCGCCTACGATCCGATGCTGCTCCTTTGCACCGATGAGGAAGGCGGCCTCTATCCGGGAATCCGATATCTCGCCGAACAGGGTATGCTCAAGGGACACATCGTCAATTTCAACGGTTCGGCGGCACCGCGCATCTGGGCGGGCTGCTTCGGCGTATTCAATCTTCAGATCACTATTCGCGGTCACGCCGTTCACGCGGGCGAAGGCAATCGCACCGGCTCGGGCATCAACGCCATCGACGGAGCCCTTCCTATTCTGAATGCCTTGCATGCTCTGAAGCCACAAGTGGCCGCCTTCGCATCCGCCTTGCCGGCGCCGCCGCATGCGAGCGGACCGCTGCGGCCACAGCTTTCCATCGCCGCCATCAATGGCGGCACGTCGGGGGGACAGGTTCCCGCGGAGCTGAAGATCCTCGTCAGCCGCCGTTACGCACCCGAGGAGAGTTACGAAACGGCAAGGGCTGAGATCGAAGAGCTCGTGCGCACCGTCATGGCGAAATCGCCCGAGCTGCGCGTCGAAATCGATCTTGTCGGCCATCTCATCCCGACCTCGGACCCGGACGGTCCGCATTGGCCTCGCTGGCAAAAGGCTCTCAGCCTCGGCTTCGGCTATCAGGATTCCGATTTCAGCAAATGGGGCGCCGCAAGCTGCTCCGACTTCGGCTACGTGCAGCAGACGGGCGTCATGCAGGAAGTCCTGCTCGGCGGCCTCGGACGTCCGGAGAGCTGCATCCATAGCCCCGACGAACATACCACGACCACGGATATCGTCGCGCTGGCGCAGAGCATCCTTGCCTATCTCGCCCGCGACTTTGCGACCGAGCTCATTCCAGAACACGCGCCAACAAAATAA
- a CDS encoding ABC transporter permease, translating to MSPNYLLKRLLMIVYTLFIVSLVVFAITQVLPADAAVMMLGENATDQALEALRQQMGLNDPIWLQYLHWLGGILHGDFGQSLRTGQPVGPAMLQALGRSLLLAVLSIAQMLVLAIPLGVLAAIRRGKLADMIVSLISYAGVSLPEFVTATLAVLFVADWAKLLPPTGYVPLTENFLDGLAHLILPVCVVSIILIAHVSRMVRSELVDVLHTDYIRAARLKGLSTSRVLFGHALRNALLPTITVVALDVGYLLGGIIVVEEIFALPGIGRQLIVAIQTRDLPAIQAGVLLMAATYSIVNFAADILYAWLDKRIQYD from the coding sequence TTGTCACCGAATTATCTTCTGAAGCGGCTTTTGATGATCGTCTACACGCTCTTCATCGTGTCGCTCGTCGTCTTCGCGATTACCCAGGTCCTGCCGGCGGATGCCGCCGTGATGATGCTGGGAGAGAACGCCACCGATCAGGCGCTTGAGGCGCTGCGCCAGCAGATGGGGTTGAACGATCCTATCTGGCTGCAATATCTGCACTGGCTGGGCGGCATTCTGCATGGCGATTTCGGCCAGTCGCTGCGCACCGGTCAGCCTGTCGGGCCGGCCATGCTTCAGGCGCTCGGCCGTTCGCTTCTCCTCGCCGTCCTGTCCATCGCCCAGATGCTCGTGCTCGCTATACCGCTCGGTGTGCTTGCAGCGATCCGCCGCGGCAAGCTCGCCGACATGATCGTCAGCCTCATCTCCTATGCCGGCGTATCGCTGCCGGAATTCGTGACGGCGACGCTTGCGGTGCTCTTCGTCGCCGATTGGGCGAAGCTTTTGCCGCCGACCGGCTATGTGCCGCTGACCGAGAACTTTCTCGACGGTCTTGCCCACTTGATATTGCCGGTCTGCGTGGTGTCGATCATCCTCATCGCGCATGTCTCCCGCATGGTGCGTTCCGAACTCGTCGACGTGCTGCATACCGACTACATCCGTGCGGCGCGGCTCAAGGGTCTTTCCACGTCAAGAGTGCTGTTCGGTCATGCGTTGCGCAACGCCCTGCTGCCAACAATCACCGTCGTCGCGCTCGATGTCGGCTATCTGCTTGGTGGCATCATCGTCGTCGAAGAAATCTTCGCCCTTCCCGGCATCGGCAGGCAATTGATTGTCGCGATCCAGACGCGTGACCTTCCCGCGATTCAGGCCGGCGTGCTGCTCATGGCGGCGACCTATTCCATCGTCAATTTCGCCGCCGACATTCTCTACGCATGGCTCGACAAGAGGATCCAGTATGATTGA
- a CDS encoding ABC transporter substrate-binding protein: MLKLNRRHFLASTAAILATPAIGFAQAAAPAKGGTLRISVDQAASVIHPLLTRVNPEYMVTELLYSNLTRLKVDMSVEPDLAESWSANDALTEWTFKLRSGVKFHDGSPLTANDVVQSFKAILDPKNASPALNNVGPIADVIAADPLTAVFKLSTPYADFPVATAYTVARIIPASIATGDFKKLSTTAVGTGPFKLVSYEPDRLIVVERNPDYYDPKRPYLDRVEIQVFPDTSAQTSALLAGDIDIISTVQPTEYLRMKDAQGVNPLRVPSGQFCNINFGCDTKPFNDARVRRALALTVDRQAMVDFVTEGFGTPGNDTALNSSYHFYADLPLRQANIEEAKKLLAEAGYPNGFEATLIASDKPSQRTQLAVALREMAKEAGININVQTMPHATYLEQVWKKGSFYVGFYNMQPTADAIFKLLYTSDAAWNETRWNNAAFDKVVNEARGITDEAKRKELYAAAQKLMNEEVPSIIPVFFDVLAAKRDWVAGFEVHPRASVFRLDYVSLTDKAPKRS, translated from the coding sequence ATGCTGAAGCTGAACCGACGTCATTTCCTGGCGAGCACCGCCGCCATCTTGGCAACGCCTGCCATCGGCTTTGCCCAGGCCGCCGCTCCAGCCAAGGGCGGCACATTGCGCATTTCCGTCGATCAGGCCGCAAGCGTGATTCATCCGCTACTAACGCGCGTCAACCCGGAATACATGGTCACCGAGCTGCTCTACAGCAATCTGACCCGGCTGAAGGTCGATATGTCGGTCGAGCCGGATCTTGCCGAAAGCTGGAGCGCCAACGATGCGCTGACGGAATGGACCTTCAAGCTGCGCAGCGGCGTCAAGTTCCATGACGGGTCGCCGCTGACCGCCAACGATGTCGTCCAGAGCTTCAAGGCAATCCTCGATCCGAAGAACGCTTCGCCGGCGCTCAACAATGTCGGCCCGATCGCCGATGTGATCGCAGCCGATCCGCTGACGGCCGTCTTCAAGCTTTCGACCCCTTACGCCGACTTCCCCGTGGCGACAGCCTATACAGTCGCGCGCATCATCCCAGCCTCCATCGCCACGGGCGACTTCAAGAAGCTGTCGACCACGGCCGTCGGCACCGGCCCGTTCAAGCTTGTCTCCTACGAACCCGACCGTCTGATCGTCGTCGAGCGCAATCCCGATTATTACGATCCGAAGCGTCCCTATCTCGATCGCGTCGAAATCCAGGTCTTTCCGGATACCTCCGCGCAGACCTCGGCCCTCCTTGCCGGCGATATCGACATCATTTCGACCGTGCAGCCGACCGAATATCTGCGGATGAAGGATGCCCAAGGCGTCAATCCGCTGCGCGTGCCTTCGGGCCAGTTCTGCAACATCAATTTCGGCTGCGATACAAAACCCTTCAACGATGCCCGCGTTCGCCGCGCGCTGGCGCTGACCGTCGACCGGCAGGCGATGGTCGACTTCGTCACCGAAGGCTTCGGCACGCCGGGCAACGATACCGCCCTCAATTCCTCCTATCACTTCTATGCCGACCTGCCGCTGCGCCAGGCCAATATCGAGGAAGCCAAGAAGCTGCTCGCCGAGGCGGGTTATCCGAACGGCTTCGAGGCGACGCTGATTGCATCGGACAAGCCGAGCCAGCGCACCCAACTCGCGGTCGCCTTGCGCGAGATGGCAAAGGAAGCCGGCATCAACATCAACGTCCAGACGATGCCGCATGCGACCTATCTGGAACAAGTGTGGAAGAAGGGCAGCTTCTATGTCGGCTTCTACAACATGCAGCCGACGGCGGACGCTATCTTCAAGCTGCTCTACACCTCCGATGCCGCCTGGAATGAAACGCGCTGGAACAACGCCGCCTTCGACAAGGTCGTCAACGAGGCCCGCGGCATTACCGACGAAGCCAAGCGCAAGGAGCTCTATGCCGCGGCGCAGAAGCTGATGAACGAGGAAGTACCCTCCATCATCCCGGTGTTCTTCGATGTTCTCGCCGCCAAGCGGGATTGGGTCGCCGGCTTCGAGGTTCATCCGCGCGCTTCCGTCTTCCGCCTTGATTACGTTTCCTTGACGGACAAAGCGCCGAAGCGGAGCTGA